Proteins from one Romboutsia sp. CE17 genomic window:
- the cooS gene encoding anaerobic carbon-monoxide dehydrogenase catalytic subunit: MDKKAMTIDLNSQILLDKAEKDGVETMYDRKIGFKNQCGFGLQGTCCRNCGMGPCRISPKTPRGICGADEHVIVGRNFARMVAGGTAAHSDHARDIAHTMALSSRDGNYTIKDEGKLVALAKEWDVETEGRDIYDIAHDVADIALMEFGKPHGVARFLKRAPKQRQEIWKNLGIEPRAIDREIATIMHSTHIGCTADIDSLINMSMRTALADGWVGSMIGTQFSDILFGTPTVRESEANLGVLEENKVNIILHGHEPSLSEMIVLASEDPELVELAKSVGADGINLAGMCCTGNEVTMRHGVKTAGDFHQQELALVTGAVEAMIVDVQCIFPALAKVADCYHTKFITTSPKAKITGSIYMEFKEEDAFNIAKEIVKSAVLNFPNRDKSKVLIPEHKSSSVVGFSTEAIIGQLDRVVNSQIDPAGTIKPLADCLKSGVLRGAVAVVGCNNAKGVSNLAHTTVMKELIKNDIIVVTTGCGASAAGKFGLLNKDAKKLAGKGLATVCELADIPPVLHLGSCVDCSRILEVVGETAKYLGLDTADLPVAGVAPEWMSEKAVAIGTYVVATGIDVYLGIMPPVGGSSRAVEILTKEMEKMVGAKFIVEEDPVKLAKKIIEGIENKRVHFEAKIEEQILQGAEA; this comes from the coding sequence ATGGATAAAAAAGCAATGACTATTGACTTAAACAGTCAAATATTATTAGACAAGGCTGAAAAAGATGGCGTAGAAACAATGTATGACAGAAAAATAGGCTTTAAAAATCAATGTGGATTTGGTTTACAAGGTACTTGCTGTAGAAACTGTGGTATGGGACCTTGTAGAATTAGTCCGAAAACTCCGAGGGGGATATGTGGAGCGGATGAGCATGTTATAGTTGGTAGAAACTTTGCAAGAATGGTTGCTGGTGGAACAGCAGCTCACTCTGATCATGCAAGAGATATAGCTCATACAATGGCTTTAAGTTCAAGAGATGGTAACTACACTATAAAAGATGAGGGTAAATTAGTAGCTTTAGCTAAGGAGTGGGATGTTGAAACTGAAGGTAGAGATATATACGACATAGCTCATGACGTAGCTGATATTGCTTTAATGGAATTCGGTAAGCCACATGGTGTAGCGAGATTTTTAAAAAGAGCTCCTAAACAAAGACAAGAAATATGGAAAAATCTTGGGATAGAACCAAGGGCTATAGATAGAGAAATAGCTACAATAATGCATTCGACTCATATAGGATGTACAGCTGATATAGATAGTTTAATAAATATGTCAATGAGAACTGCATTAGCAGATGGTTGGGTTGGATCGATGATAGGTACACAATTTAGTGATATACTATTTGGAACACCAACTGTTAGAGAATCAGAGGCAAATTTAGGTGTTTTAGAAGAAAATAAAGTAAATATAATATTACATGGTCATGAACCTTCATTATCAGAAATGATAGTTTTAGCATCTGAAGATCCAGAATTAGTAGAATTAGCTAAATCAGTTGGAGCTGATGGTATAAACCTAGCAGGTATGTGTTGTACTGGTAATGAGGTTACTATGAGACATGGTGTTAAAACTGCCGGGGATTTTCATCAACAAGAGTTAGCTTTAGTTACAGGTGCTGTAGAAGCTATGATAGTTGATGTACAATGTATATTCCCTGCATTAGCAAAAGTTGCAGACTGTTATCATACAAAATTCATAACTACATCTCCAAAAGCAAAGATAACAGGATCTATATATATGGAATTCAAAGAAGAAGATGCGTTTAATATAGCAAAAGAGATAGTTAAATCTGCTGTATTGAACTTCCCAAATAGAGATAAATCAAAAGTTTTAATCCCAGAACATAAATCAAGCTCTGTAGTAGGATTCAGTACAGAAGCTATAATAGGGCAATTAGATAGAGTTGTAAATTCTCAAATAGACCCAGCAGGAACAATTAAACCATTAGCAGACTGTTTAAAATCTGGAGTTTTAAGAGGAGCAGTAGCTGTCGTTGGATGCAACAATGCTAAGGGTGTTTCTAACTTAGCTCATACAACAGTTATGAAAGAATTAATTAAAAATGACATAATAGTTGTTACTACAGGATGCGGTGCATCTGCGGCTGGTAAATTTGGGTTATTAAATAAAGATGCGAAAAAATTAGCTGGAAAAGGGTTAGCCACAGTCTGTGAACTAGCTGATATACCTCCAGTTCTTCATTTAGGCTCTTGTGTTGACTGTAGCCGTATATTAGAAGTTGTTGGTGAAACTGCTAAATACTTAGGACTTGATACAGCAGACCTTCCAGTAGCAGGGGTGGCTCCTGAATGGATGTCAGAAAAGGCGGTAGCAATAGGAACTTATGTTGTAGCAACTGGTATAGATGTTTACTTAGGTATAATGCCTCCAGTTGGTGGATCATCTAGAGCAGTTGAAATATTAACTAAAGAAATGGAAAAAATGGTTGGAGCTAAATTTATAGTTGAAGAAGATCCAGTTAAATTAGCTAAAAAAATAATTGAAGGTATAGAAAATAAACGTGTTCACTTTGAGGCTAAAATTGAGGAACAAATTCTTCAAGGAGCAGAAGCTTAA
- a CDS encoding methylenetetrahydrofolate reductase C-terminal domain-containing protein has translation MVISDKKPIEEVLGFLEGSEKIVLVGCNQCAATCKTGGEPELQAMKEELEAHGKTVLGYKVIDPCCNLLQCKKDLKSVREELKEADAILSLACGDGTQTIVKNTKSMPVYPANNTLFIGEVERVGQYKEACKACGECELGWTGGICPITMCAKGLINGACGGAKDGKCEISHENDCAWIKIYERLKELDQLDNLTVVRPPKDYSKQNNPRSLDLKKKAQKAVNAEA, from the coding sequence ATGGTAATTTCTGATAAAAAACCAATAGAAGAAGTATTAGGATTTCTAGAAGGTTCAGAAAAAATAGTATTAGTAGGATGTAATCAATGTGCTGCTACTTGTAAAACTGGAGGTGAGCCAGAATTACAAGCTATGAAAGAAGAGTTAGAAGCTCATGGAAAAACTGTATTAGGGTATAAAGTTATAGATCCTTGTTGTAACCTTTTACAATGTAAAAAAGATTTAAAATCTGTAAGAGAAGAATTAAAAGAGGCTGATGCTATATTATCTTTAGCTTGTGGAGACGGAACACAAACTATAGTTAAAAATACTAAGAGTATGCCTGTCTATCCAGCAAATAATACATTATTCATAGGAGAAGTTGAAAGAGTAGGACAATATAAAGAAGCTTGTAAGGCTTGTGGAGAATGTGAATTAGGATGGACTGGTGGTATATGTCCAATAACTATGTGTGCTAAAGGCTTAATAAATGGAGCATGTGGTGGAGCTAAAGATGGAAAATGCGAAATAAGTCATGAGAATGATTGTGCATGGATTAAGATATATGAAAGACTTAAGGAGTTAGATCAATTAGATAACTTAACAGTGGTTAGGCCACCAAAAGATTATTCAAAACAAAATAATCCAAGAAGCTTAGATCTAAAGAAAAAAGCACAAAAAGCTGTTAATGCTGAAGCTTAA
- a CDS encoding ATP-binding protein — translation MKIAVTGKGGVGKTTFSSMLSRMFAEDGYRVVAVDADPDANLALALGFPREVYDNIVPISEMKKLVSDRTAAETGTFNKMFKLNPKVDDIPEKYCQEYNGVKLLTLGTVDSGGSGCVCPEHVLLKRLCSHLILQNKDVVVMDMEAGIEHLGRGTAQGVDAFIVVVEPGERSLQTYRKVKKLGNDIGVKQVYVVGNKIRNKEDEDFIKSNLEDGESLGFIYYNQDVINSDRSNQSPYDVSMKTKDEIKIIRDRLIKIKENKKQLSLETLT, via the coding sequence ATGAAAATAGCAGTAACAGGTAAAGGTGGGGTAGGTAAAACAACTTTTTCTTCAATGCTTTCTAGAATGTTTGCTGAAGACGGATATAGAGTTGTTGCTGTAGATGCTGATCCAGATGCAAATTTAGCTTTAGCACTAGGATTTCCTAGAGAGGTTTACGATAATATAGTGCCAATATCAGAAATGAAAAAATTAGTTTCTGATAGAACTGCAGCAGAAACAGGAACATTCAATAAAATGTTCAAATTAAATCCTAAAGTAGACGATATTCCAGAAAAATATTGTCAAGAGTATAATGGTGTGAAATTACTTACATTAGGGACTGTTGATTCAGGAGGATCTGGATGTGTTTGTCCTGAGCATGTATTACTAAAAAGGCTTTGTAGTCACCTAATATTACAAAATAAAGATGTGGTTGTTATGGATATGGAGGCTGGAATAGAACATTTAGGAAGAGGAACAGCCCAAGGTGTAGATGCTTTCATAGTTGTAGTAGAACCTGGAGAAAGAAGCTTACAAACTTATAGGAAAGTAAAGAAATTAGGAAATGATATTGGTGTTAAGCAAGTTTATGTTGTAGGTAATAAAATTAGAAATAAAGAAGATGAAGATTTTATAAAGAGTAATTTAGAAGATGGAGAATCATTAGGATTTATATACTATAATCAAGATGTTATAAATTCAGATAGATCTAATCAATCTCCATACGATGTTAGCATGAAAACCAAGGATGAAATTAAGATTATAAGAGATAGATTAATTAAAATAAAAGAAAATAAGAAGCAATTAAGCCTAGAAACACTCACATAG
- a CDS encoding formate--tetrahydrofolate ligase, which produces MGFKSDIEIAQEAQPQDIREIAKKLGLTENDIELYGKYKAKIDYNLLKKDNGGKKAKLILTTAINPTPAGEGKTTTTIGVADGLAKLGENVLVALREPSLGPVFGVKGGAAGGGYAQVVPMEDINLHFTGDFHAIGAANNLLAAMLDNHIHQGNELGIDSRSITWRRCVDMNDRQLRNIVDGLGSRADGVSRQDGFDITVASEVMAAFCLASDIVDLKARLGRIIVGYNYQGEPITAEQLKANGAMAALLKDALKPNLVQTLEGTPAFVHGGPFANIAHGCNSVIATRMAMHFADYVVTEGGFGADLGAEKFLDIKCRMADLKPDAVIIVATVRALKYNGGVPKEELNKENLEALEAGLPNLLKHVENITQVYKLPAVVAINEFPTDTEAEVNLVREKCKELGVNVALSQVWAKGGEGGIELAKEVIRLTSEPNDFQFCYEDDLSIEEKINAIATKIYGADGVDFTPQAKKELARLESLGFGKMPICMAKTQYSLTDDQNKLGRPTGFRITVRQLTVSAGAGFIVALTGEIMKMPGLPKVPAAERIDVDENGIISGLF; this is translated from the coding sequence ATGGGATTCAAATCTGATATTGAAATTGCACAAGAAGCACAACCTCAAGACATTAGAGAGATAGCAAAGAAATTAGGACTTACAGAGAATGATATTGAACTATATGGTAAGTATAAAGCTAAAATTGACTACAATTTACTAAAAAAAGATAATGGAGGTAAAAAAGCTAAGCTAATATTAACTACAGCTATAAACCCAACTCCAGCAGGTGAAGGAAAAACTACAACAACAATAGGTGTTGCAGATGGATTAGCTAAATTAGGTGAAAATGTATTAGTAGCTTTAAGAGAACCATCTCTAGGACCTGTATTTGGTGTTAAAGGAGGAGCAGCAGGTGGAGGATATGCACAAGTTGTTCCTATGGAAGATATAAACTTACATTTTACGGGAGATTTCCATGCTATAGGTGCTGCAAATAATTTATTGGCTGCAATGTTAGATAACCATATACATCAAGGAAATGAATTAGGAATAGATTCAAGAAGTATAACTTGGAGAAGATGTGTTGACATGAATGACAGACAACTTAGAAATATTGTTGATGGTTTAGGCTCTAGAGCTGACGGAGTATCTAGACAAGATGGATTTGATATAACTGTTGCTTCTGAAGTAATGGCTGCTTTCTGTTTAGCAAGTGATATAGTTGATTTAAAAGCAAGGCTTGGAAGAATAATAGTTGGATATAACTATCAAGGAGAACCTATAACTGCAGAGCAATTAAAGGCTAATGGTGCTATGGCAGCTTTATTAAAAGACGCTTTAAAACCAAATTTAGTTCAAACACTAGAAGGAACGCCTGCATTTGTTCATGGTGGTCCATTTGCTAATATAGCTCATGGATGTAACTCTGTTATAGCTACTAGAATGGCTATGCATTTTGCAGATTATGTAGTAACTGAGGGAGGTTTTGGTGCTGATCTAGGTGCTGAAAAATTCTTAGATATAAAATGTAGAATGGCAGACTTAAAGCCAGATGCAGTTATAATAGTTGCTACAGTTAGAGCATTAAAATATAATGGTGGAGTTCCAAAAGAAGAGTTAAATAAAGAAAACTTAGAAGCTCTTGAAGCAGGACTTCCAAACTTACTAAAACATGTTGAAAATATAACTCAAGTATATAAACTACCAGCAGTAGTTGCTATAAATGAATTCCCAACAGATACAGAAGCAGAAGTTAACTTAGTAAGAGAAAAATGTAAAGAGTTAGGTGTTAACGTTGCTTTATCTCAAGTTTGGGCAAAAGGTGGAGAAGGTGGAATAGAACTAGCTAAAGAAGTTATTAGATTAACTAGTGAACCAAATGATTTCCAATTCTGTTATGAAGATGATTTAAGTATAGAAGAAAAAATAAACGCAATAGCTACTAAGATATATGGAGCTGATGGTGTAGATTTTACACCACAAGCTAAAAAAGAATTAGCTAGATTAGAAAGCTTAGGATTTGGAAAAATGCCTATATGTATGGCTAAAACTCAATATTCTTTAACTGATGATCAAAATAAATTAGGTAGACCAACAGGATTTAGAATAACAGTTAGACAATTAACAGTTTCAGCTGGGGCTGGATTTATAGTTGCTTTAACTGGAGAAATAATGAAGATGCCAGGGCTTCCAAAAGTTCCAGCTGCAGAAAGAATAGATGTCGATGAAAATGGAATAATATCTGGATTATTCTAG
- a CDS encoding bifunctional 5,10-methylenetetrahydrofolate dehydrogenase/5,10-methenyltetrahydrofolate cyclohydrolase encodes MEVSVAKGEIIKGKPVADAMSESLIKEVNELSKEGIIPKLAILRVGAKANDLAYERGALKKCESIGIETDVVELEEGVTQDKYIEVLQKLNNDPKVNGILTFRPLPKGIDEDVIKHIIAPEKDVDCFNPLNTAKIMEGDKTGFPPCTPTAVVEILKHYNVNLNGANVAVLGRSMVVGKPVSMLLLAENATVNICHSRTKNLAEVTSKADILVAAVGRARMITPEYIKEGAVVIDVGINAKPEGGGICGDVDTDSVVEKASMITPVPAGVGSVTTSVLAKHVIKACKAQNNK; translated from the coding sequence ATGGAAGTATCAGTAGCTAAAGGAGAAATAATTAAGGGGAAACCAGTAGCAGATGCAATGAGTGAAAGCTTAATAAAAGAAGTTAATGAGTTAAGTAAAGAAGGGATAATACCAAAATTAGCTATATTGAGAGTTGGAGCTAAAGCTAATGACTTAGCTTATGAAAGAGGCGCTCTTAAAAAATGTGAATCTATAGGTATTGAAACTGATGTAGTAGAATTAGAAGAAGGAGTAACTCAAGATAAGTACATAGAGGTCTTACAAAAATTAAACAATGATCCAAAGGTTAATGGAATATTAACATTTAGACCATTACCAAAAGGTATAGATGAAGACGTTATAAAACATATTATAGCGCCAGAAAAAGATGTTGACTGTTTTAACCCATTAAATACTGCGAAGATAATGGAAGGTGATAAAACAGGATTCCCACCATGTACTCCTACTGCAGTTGTTGAAATATTAAAACATTATAATGTCAACTTAAATGGAGCTAATGTGGCTGTACTTGGAAGATCTATGGTTGTCGGAAAGCCAGTATCAATGCTTTTATTAGCAGAAAATGCTACAGTTAATATATGTCATTCTAGAACTAAAAACTTAGCAGAAGTAACTTCAAAAGCAGATATATTAGTTGCTGCTGTAGGTAGAGCTAGAATGATAACTCCTGAATATATAAAAGAAGGTGCAGTAGTAATTGATGTTGGTATAAATGCTAAACCGGAAGGTGGAGGAATATGTGGAGATGTTGATACTGATTCGGTAGTAGAAAAAGCATCTATGATAACTCCAGTTCCTGCGGGAGTAGGTTCTGTAACTACATCTGTACTAGCAAAACATGTAATAAAAGCTTGTAAGGCCCAAAATAATAAATAG
- a CDS encoding cyclodeaminase/cyclohydrolase family protein, giving the protein MNISEKTCVEFVDVLASKSPVPGGGGAAALVGAIGMALGSMVCNLTIGKKKYAEYEESVKEILAKAGKLERELLEMIDKDAEGFYPLSQAYGLPTSTEEEKHIKEETMQKALKVACEVPINIVRVCYKAIKLHQELVDKGSRLAISDIGVGVQCLRAAILGAELNVVINVNSIKDQEYVDRVNAEMKELVEGGVQVCDEVFKKVEVSLGK; this is encoded by the coding sequence ATGAATATTTCGGAAAAAACTTGTGTAGAGTTTGTAGATGTGCTTGCTTCTAAATCACCTGTTCCTGGAGGAGGAGGAGCTGCTGCTTTAGTTGGTGCTATAGGAATGGCTTTAGGAAGTATGGTATGTAATTTAACTATAGGCAAAAAGAAGTATGCAGAGTATGAAGAAAGTGTGAAGGAAATATTAGCAAAAGCAGGCAAATTAGAAAGAGAATTACTAGAAATGATAGACAAAGATGCAGAGGGATTCTATCCACTTTCTCAAGCTTATGGACTTCCTACTTCAACTGAAGAAGAAAAACATATAAAAGAAGAAACAATGCAAAAAGCTTTAAAGGTTGCTTGTGAAGTACCTATCAACATAGTAAGGGTCTGTTATAAGGCTATAAAATTACACCAAGAACTTGTAGATAAAGGATCTAGGCTTGCCATAAGTGATATAGGAGTAGGTGTTCAATGTTTAAGAGCAGCTATTCTTGGAGCTGAATTAAATGTTGTTATAAATGTTAATTCTATAAAAGATCAAGAATATGTAGATAGAGTTAATGCTGAGATGAAAGAGCTTGTAGAGGGTGGAGTTCAAGTATGTGATGAAGTCTTTAAGAAAGTAGAAGTTTCTTTAGGAAAATAA
- a CDS encoding methylenetetrahydrofolate reductase encodes MSLLQEVLEKGEFAITAEMAPPKGTDLSHLLECAKKCVGRVHATNVTDFQSAVMRATSLATCKMLKDIGLEPVIQMTGRDRNRIAIEGEMLSAGIFGIENLLALTGDHTCVGDHPQAKGVFDLDSVSILSTATTLNSGVDSVGLELKGKTNFYLGASVTPEYAPIEVQLLKMQKKINAGARFFQTQAVYDIDHLRKFRELTKDMDCKILAGIVPLKSPGMAKFMTANVPGIFVPDDQIERLKAAGKGNYVQEGIKMAGEFIRQIKEENLCDGVHIMAIGAEENVPLILDAAGL; translated from the coding sequence ATGAGCTTGTTACAAGAAGTTTTAGAAAAAGGCGAATTTGCAATTACTGCTGAAATGGCACCTCCAAAAGGTACAGATCTTTCTCACCTTTTAGAATGTGCAAAGAAATGTGTTGGTAGAGTTCATGCTACTAACGTAACAGACTTCCAATCAGCTGTTATGAGAGCTACTTCTCTTGCTACATGTAAAATGTTAAAAGATATAGGACTTGAGCCAGTAATACAAATGACTGGTAGAGATAGAAATAGAATTGCTATAGAAGGTGAAATGCTTTCTGCAGGAATATTTGGAATAGAAAATTTATTAGCATTAACTGGTGACCATACTTGTGTTGGAGACCATCCACAAGCTAAAGGTGTATTCGACTTAGATTCTGTAAGTATATTAAGTACAGCGACTACATTAAATAGTGGAGTAGATAGTGTCGGTTTAGAATTGAAAGGTAAAACGAACTTCTATCTAGGAGCTTCTGTTACTCCTGAGTATGCTCCAATAGAAGTGCAGTTATTAAAAATGCAAAAGAAAATAAATGCTGGAGCTAGATTCTTCCAAACTCAAGCAGTCTATGATATAGATCATTTAAGAAAATTTAGAGAGCTTACTAAAGATATGGATTGCAAAATTCTAGCTGGTATAGTTCCATTAAAATCTCCAGGTATGGCTAAATTTATGACTGCTAATGTTCCTGGTATATTCGTCCCAGATGATCAAATAGAAAGATTAAAAGCAGCTGGAAAAGGTAACTATGTTCAAGAAGGTATTAAGATGGCTGGTGAATTCATAAGACAAATAAAAGAGGAAAATTTATGTGATGGTGTTCACATAATGGCTATCGGAGCAGAAGAAAATGTTCCTTTAATACTAGATGCTGCAGGTCTATAA